A single genomic interval of Methylocystis sp. IM3 harbors:
- the hyfB gene encoding hydrogenase 4 subunit B, whose translation MLLQFALFCVVALFGAGAMSLYWRARADVQSLVYGLSGGLCGAIFLAAVAPRGADALTTTLPLGVPWIGMHFRLDSLSAFFLAVVDLGGAAASAYAIGYGAHEKDPMRILPFFPAFIAAMNMVVLADDAFTFLVAWEFMSLTSFALVIAHHHQAENRAAAYIYLLMASFGTLCLLMAFGLLAGAAGAYDFASIRAAELDPWKKGLALALVTLGAGSKAGLAPLHIWLPLAHPAAPSHVSALMSGVMTKVAIYGFIRIVFDLLGPPAFWWSVHPLVFGAASALVGVLFATVQSDLKKLLAYSTIENVGIIFIALGLALAFKANGQTLAAALAFTAALFHVFNHSLFKGALFFGAGAVLGATGERNIERLGGLIRSMPKTAFVFLGACLAIAALPPLNGFVSEWLIFQAILLSPTLPQWVLKLTIPAVGVTLALSAALGAGAYVRAFGVVFLGRPRSEAAKGARETDRWSLGAMSAMVFLCLLAGVLPSLMIDTISPAAAAYVGGRMPAQSQIGWLSIAPIAESRSSYNGFLVLAFILLSSLGAMLTIRSIWPRPLRRAPPWDCGYIDPSPFTQYTGSSFAQPVRRTLGNIAFSVKERLDMPAPGDTRAAHFTIDIGDRFIAYLYEPLGEAVNFCAKRLNFVSFLSIQEYLALVFAALVLMLVIVAL comes from the coding sequence ATGTTGCTGCAATTTGCGCTTTTCTGCGTCGTCGCCCTGTTTGGCGCCGGCGCGATGTCACTCTATTGGCGCGCGCGGGCGGACGTGCAGAGCCTGGTCTACGGGTTGAGCGGCGGTCTGTGCGGGGCGATCTTTCTCGCGGCGGTCGCGCCGAGGGGCGCCGATGCGTTGACGACGACGCTGCCGCTGGGCGTTCCGTGGATCGGCATGCACTTCCGGCTCGATTCCCTGAGCGCATTCTTCCTCGCCGTCGTCGATCTCGGCGGCGCCGCGGCGAGCGCCTATGCCATCGGATATGGCGCGCACGAAAAAGATCCCATGCGCATCCTACCGTTCTTTCCAGCCTTCATCGCCGCGATGAACATGGTGGTTCTCGCCGACGACGCCTTCACTTTCCTCGTCGCCTGGGAGTTCATGTCGCTGACTTCCTTCGCGCTGGTGATTGCCCATCACCATCAGGCGGAAAACCGGGCGGCCGCCTATATCTATCTGCTCATGGCGAGTTTCGGCACGCTCTGCCTGCTCATGGCCTTCGGTCTTTTGGCCGGCGCCGCCGGCGCCTATGACTTCGCGTCCATCCGCGCCGCCGAGCTCGATCCCTGGAAGAAGGGCCTGGCGCTCGCCCTCGTCACGCTCGGCGCCGGCTCAAAGGCGGGCCTCGCGCCCTTGCATATCTGGCTGCCGCTCGCCCATCCCGCCGCGCCGAGTCATGTCTCGGCGCTGATGAGCGGCGTGATGACCAAGGTCGCGATTTACGGCTTCATCCGCATCGTCTTCGATCTTCTGGGGCCGCCTGCCTTCTGGTGGAGCGTCCATCCGCTGGTCTTCGGAGCCGCCAGCGCGCTCGTCGGCGTTCTGTTCGCAACCGTGCAGAGCGATTTGAAGAAGCTCCTGGCGTACAGCACGATCGAGAACGTCGGGATCATTTTCATCGCGCTTGGCCTCGCGCTCGCCTTCAAGGCGAATGGCCAGACGCTCGCCGCGGCGCTCGCCTTCACCGCCGCGCTGTTTCATGTCTTCAACCACTCCTTGTTCAAGGGCGCGCTGTTCTTCGGCGCGGGCGCCGTGCTCGGCGCGACCGGCGAGAGGAACATCGAGCGTCTGGGCGGCCTGATCCGATCCATGCCCAAAACCGCCTTCGTGTTTCTGGGCGCCTGCCTCGCCATCGCGGCGCTTCCGCCGCTCAATGGCTTCGTCTCCGAATGGCTGATCTTTCAGGCGATCCTGCTCAGCCCCACGCTGCCGCAATGGGTGTTGAAACTCACGATCCCCGCCGTCGGCGTGACGCTCGCGCTGAGCGCGGCTCTTGGAGCCGGGGCCTATGTGCGCGCCTTCGGCGTCGTGTTTCTCGGGCGCCCGCGTTCGGAGGCCGCGAAGGGGGCGCGCGAAACCGATCGATGGTCGCTCGGCGCGATGTCGGCGATGGTGTTTCTATGTCTGCTCGCGGGCGTTCTGCCGAGCCTCATGATCGACACCATCTCGCCGGCGGCCGCGGCCTATGTCGGCGGGCGCATGCCGGCGCAGAGCCAGATCGGCTGGCTCTCCATCGCCCCGATCGCCGAAAGCCGCAGCTCCTATAACGGCTTCCTCGTCCTCGCCTTCATCCTCCTGTCGTCGCTGGGCGCCATGCTGACGATCAGGTCGATCTGGCCGCGTCCCCTGCGCCGCGCGCCGCCTTGGGACTGCGGCTACATAGACCCCTCGCCCTTCACGCAATACACCGGCAGCAGCTTCGCGCAGCCGGTCCGGCGCACCCTCGGGAATATCGCTTTCTCGGTGAAGGAGCGGCTCGACATGCCAGCGCCCGGCGACACGCGCGCCGCGCATTTTACGATCGACATTGGCGATCGTTTCATCGCCTATCTGTACGAACCGCTGGGCGAGGCCGTGAACTTCTGCGCAAAGCGGCTCAATTTCGTGAGCTTCCTGTCCATCCAGGAATATCTCGCGCTCGTCTTCGCCGCCCTCGTCCTCATGCTCGTCATCGTGGCGCTATGA
- a CDS encoding respiratory chain complex I subunit 1 family protein: protein MIGFLFDFIAQGAQMALVLALSPVLIGFTRKVKARLLRRRGAPILQPWYDLIRLFRKETVLAEDASWLYRAAPYIIFATTWVAASLVPTFATGLMFSWTADLIALAALLGAGRFFLALAGMDVGTSFGGIGASREMMFGSLAEPATIMIAFVVSLIAGSTQLSEVAAYMASDFSLRVSVLFALIGLVIVAIAENGRIPVDNPATHLELTMVHEAMILEYSGRHLAIIELAAALKLLLYVSLIGCVFFPFGLAPHDAGLAAMGVGVLAYVAKLAVGGFLLAFFEVSTAKMRVFRVPDFLGAALMLGLLGTFLVFVTRSL, encoded by the coding sequence ATGATCGGCTTTCTCTTCGATTTCATCGCGCAGGGCGCGCAAATGGCGCTGGTGCTGGCGCTCTCGCCGGTGCTGATCGGCTTCACCCGCAAGGTCAAGGCGCGTCTGTTGCGCCGGCGGGGCGCGCCGATCCTCCAGCCCTGGTACGATCTCATCCGTCTTTTCCGCAAGGAGACGGTGCTCGCCGAGGATGCGTCCTGGCTCTACCGCGCCGCGCCCTACATCATCTTCGCGACGACCTGGGTCGCGGCCTCCCTCGTTCCGACCTTCGCGACCGGCCTGATGTTCAGCTGGACGGCGGATCTCATCGCGCTCGCCGCGCTGCTGGGCGCTGGCCGCTTCTTCCTGGCCCTCGCCGGAATGGACGTCGGCACGAGTTTCGGCGGCATCGGCGCGAGCCGCGAGATGATGTTCGGCTCTCTCGCCGAACCCGCGACGATCATGATCGCCTTCGTCGTCTCGCTGATCGCGGGTTCGACGCAGCTCTCCGAGGTCGCGGCCTATATGGCGTCCGACTTTTCGCTGCGCGTCTCGGTGCTTTTCGCCCTCATCGGCCTCGTCATCGTCGCCATCGCCGAGAACGGCCGCATCCCCGTCGACAATCCGGCGACGCATCTCGAGCTGACGATGGTGCATGAGGCGATGATCCTCGAATATTCGGGACGCCATCTCGCAATCATCGAACTGGCCGCGGCGCTCAAGCTGCTGCTTTATGTTTCGCTCATTGGCTGCGTCTTCTTTCCCTTCGGCCTCGCGCCGCATGACGCCGGCCTCGCCGCCATGGGCGTCGGCGTGCTGGCCTATGTCGCCAAGCTCGCCGTCGGAGGGTTCCTTCTCGCCTTCTTCGAGGTTTCGACCGCGAAGATGCGGGTCTTCCGCGTGCCGGACTTCCTGGGGGCCGCGCTGATGCTCGGCCTTCTCGGCACGTTTCTCGTCTTCGTCACGCGGAGCCTTTGA
- a CDS encoding hydrogenase-4 component E, whose protein sequence is MAHLSLDIAQLLAGSLVLVSFMLLYQDRLSGLINIFALHAFVLALSVAWQAYVQQAPHLYVTAGIALVFKAIVIPFSLRAIIKRLRIHRTVEIVGGIGWTMLIGMFLMALSLVVMLPATAAADPFAREDLAFALAIVLLGLLMMVTRRNAVSQIIGFMSLENGLILAAAGADGMPLVVEISVALSVLVAFIVIGVFLFRIRERFDTVDLFELDRVRGERR, encoded by the coding sequence ATGGCCCATCTCTCGCTCGATATCGCACAGCTGCTTGCGGGCTCGCTGGTGCTGGTGAGCTTCATGCTCCTTTATCAGGACCGGCTCTCGGGACTGATCAATATCTTCGCCCTGCATGCCTTCGTTCTGGCGCTCTCCGTCGCCTGGCAGGCCTATGTGCAGCAGGCGCCGCATCTTTACGTCACAGCGGGCATCGCCCTCGTCTTCAAGGCGATCGTCATCCCCTTCAGCCTGCGCGCCATCATCAAGCGTCTGCGCATTCACCGGACGGTGGAGATCGTCGGCGGGATCGGCTGGACGATGTTGATCGGCATGTTCCTCATGGCGCTGTCGCTCGTCGTCATGCTGCCGGCGACGGCGGCGGCCGATCCCTTCGCGCGCGAGGATCTGGCCTTCGCGCTCGCCATCGTGCTTCTGGGCCTGCTCATGATGGTGACCCGGCGCAACGCCGTAAGCCAGATCATCGGCTTCATGTCGCTGGAAAACGGCCTGATCCTCGCCGCCGCGGGCGCCGACGGCATGCCGCTCGTCGTCGAGATCAGCGTCGCCCTGTCCGTCCTTGTCGCCTTCATCGTCATCGGAGTGTTTCTGTTCCGCATTCGCGAACGCTTCGATACGGTTGATCTTTTCGAACTTGATCGCGTCCGGGGGGAGCGCCGCTGA
- a CDS encoding hydrogenase 4 subunit F, with amino-acid sequence MPEFLMLSNALVVIPATAAAILAFEPDYKRAAQINMAASGATLVFALLLLLKGSETGSFLFVDDLNIVFVVLSTFVGLTTSVFSASYIRHEMETGRLSAGNLRFYHAMYQTLMFSMNLALLASNIGLMWVSVEVATLTTVMMVGVYRTRDSLEAAWKYFILGSVGIALALFGTILVYMAAEPVLGQGYDAMVWSSLMQQAAHFSPRLLNVAFVFLMLGYGTKVGLAPMHAWLPDAHAEGPTPISAVLSGLLLNVALYAVLRFKMLLTANAMAITPGPMLITLGLASVLFSAFMLYRRDDVKRLFAYSSIEHMGVIAFAFGVGGPLANFAGLLHMAMHSLTKSAIFFAVGQIAQAKGTQKIADIRGLTQSHPLLGWGLVVGVMAICGMPPLGVFMSEFLVVSSAFSRAPWLAAPLVLGLLVAFGALLMRLIGMAFGEPSKSVGEVEASSIPLFAHLALVLVAGLYLPAYLVSWFENVARQLG; translated from the coding sequence ATGCCGGAATTCCTGATGTTGTCCAATGCTCTGGTGGTTATTCCGGCGACCGCCGCCGCCATCCTCGCCTTCGAGCCCGACTACAAGCGCGCCGCGCAGATCAACATGGCGGCTTCCGGCGCGACGCTCGTCTTCGCCCTGCTGCTCCTCCTGAAGGGAAGTGAGACGGGCAGCTTTCTCTTCGTCGACGATCTCAACATCGTCTTCGTCGTGCTCTCGACCTTCGTCGGCCTGACGACGAGCGTCTTCAGCGCGAGCTACATTCGTCACGAAATGGAGACCGGCCGGCTGTCGGCCGGCAATCTGCGTTTCTATCACGCAATGTATCAGACGCTCATGTTCTCGATGAACCTCGCGCTGCTCGCGAGCAACATCGGGCTGATGTGGGTTTCCGTGGAGGTCGCGACGCTGACGACGGTGATGATGGTCGGCGTCTACCGCACCCGCGACTCGCTCGAGGCGGCTTGGAAATATTTCATTCTCGGCAGCGTCGGCATTGCGCTGGCGCTCTTTGGCACGATCCTCGTCTATATGGCGGCCGAGCCGGTCTTGGGACAGGGCTATGACGCGATGGTCTGGTCGTCGCTGATGCAGCAGGCCGCCCATTTCAGCCCCCGGCTGCTCAATGTCGCCTTCGTCTTCCTCATGCTCGGCTACGGCACCAAGGTCGGCCTCGCGCCCATGCACGCCTGGCTTCCCGACGCCCATGCGGAAGGCCCGACGCCGATCTCCGCGGTTCTCTCCGGCCTGCTGCTGAATGTCGCGCTCTACGCCGTTCTGCGCTTCAAGATGCTGCTGACGGCGAACGCCATGGCCATCACGCCGGGGCCGATGCTGATCACGCTCGGCCTCGCCTCGGTGCTCTTTTCTGCCTTCATGCTCTATCGCCGCGACGACGTGAAACGGCTCTTCGCCTATTCCTCGATCGAACACATGGGCGTCATCGCCTTCGCCTTCGGCGTCGGCGGGCCGCTCGCAAATTTCGCCGGCCTGCTTCATATGGCGATGCACAGCCTCACCAAGTCGGCGATCTTCTTCGCCGTCGGCCAGATCGCCCAGGCCAAGGGAACGCAGAAGATCGCCGACATCCGCGGGCTGACCCAGAGCCATCCGCTGCTCGGCTGGGGGCTCGTTGTCGGCGTGATGGCGATTTGCGGGATGCCGCCGCTCGGCGTCTTCATGAGCGAATTTCTCGTCGTGAGTTCGGCATTCTCTCGCGCGCCCTGGCTCGCGGCGCCGCTCGTGCTCGGTCTGCTCGTCGCTTTCGGCGCCTTGCTCATGCGGCTCATCGGCATGGCCTTCGGAGAGCCCTCGAAAAGCGTCGGCGAAGTCGAGGCCTCCTCCATTCCGCTTTTCGCTCATCTCGCGCTCGTGCTCGTGGCCGGGCTTTATCTGCCCGCCTATCTCGTCAGCTGGTTCGAAAATGTTGCGCGTCAGCTGGGCTAG
- a CDS encoding hydrogenase large subunit — protein sequence MLFNLKRETGEAPPPSACRPFAREDVDPGQWQGAVRELVEGKADFFSLWSDGAQVYLALADRETYALRILALACPDRRFPSVAGLHPPALRLERTICDLYGLDAEGLPDKRPWLDHGRWGLRHPCGDAEPLATASEPYAFLPAEGAPLHQIPVGPVHAGIIEPGHFRFSANGEVVVRLEQRLGFVHKGIDSLMAGAPIERAAKIAARVSGDSTVAYSLAFARAVEAALGVEAPPRAVWLRALMAELERLANHFGDIGAICNDAAFSLMLAQCGLVRERLLRSAAACFGHRLMMDRIAPGGVVADLAEDGVAALRALMEWIAAMTPRLISLYGDTTSLQDRTVATGVLSEALARQYACGGFIGRASGRAFDARRAIGYAPYEELSFDLGASTDGDVDARVWVRFDEVHASIQIVEQILDRLPHGPIRGEIAAPAASCEGAALVEGFRGDIFVWLRLDTEGRVERAHLRDPSWLQWPLLEAAIRGNIVADFPLCNKSFNCSYSGHDL from the coding sequence ATGCTCTTCAATCTGAAACGCGAGACCGGCGAAGCGCCGCCGCCGTCCGCCTGCCGTCCCTTTGCGCGCGAGGATGTCGACCCGGGCCAATGGCAAGGAGCCGTGCGTGAGCTCGTCGAGGGGAAGGCGGATTTCTTCAGCCTCTGGAGCGACGGGGCGCAGGTCTATCTGGCGCTCGCCGACCGCGAGACTTATGCGCTGCGCATTCTCGCCCTCGCCTGTCCCGATCGGCGTTTTCCCTCTGTCGCCGGGCTGCATCCCCCGGCGCTGAGGCTGGAGCGCACGATCTGCGACCTCTACGGGCTGGACGCGGAGGGCCTGCCGGACAAGCGGCCCTGGCTCGATCACGGCCGCTGGGGCCTGCGCCATCCCTGCGGCGACGCTGAGCCGCTCGCGACTGCGAGCGAACCTTACGCGTTTTTGCCGGCGGAGGGCGCGCCGCTGCATCAAATCCCGGTCGGGCCCGTTCACGCCGGCATTATCGAGCCGGGCCATTTCCGCTTCTCGGCCAACGGCGAGGTGGTCGTAAGGCTCGAGCAGCGGCTGGGGTTCGTCCACAAGGGAATAGACAGTCTGATGGCCGGCGCGCCGATCGAGCGCGCCGCGAAGATCGCCGCCCGCGTCTCGGGCGACAGCACCGTCGCATACAGTCTCGCCTTCGCGCGGGCCGTGGAGGCGGCATTGGGCGTCGAGGCGCCGCCGCGCGCCGTCTGGCTGCGCGCGTTGATGGCCGAGCTCGAGCGGCTCGCCAATCATTTCGGCGACATTGGCGCGATCTGCAATGACGCCGCCTTCTCGCTCATGCTCGCCCAGTGCGGCCTCGTCCGCGAGCGGCTGCTGAGAAGCGCCGCCGCCTGTTTCGGCCACCGGCTGATGATGGACCGGATCGCGCCCGGCGGGGTCGTCGCGGATCTCGCGGAGGACGGCGTCGCCGCGCTGCGCGCCCTCATGGAATGGATCGCGGCGATGACGCCGCGCCTCATCAGCCTTTATGGCGACACCACCTCCCTGCAGGACCGCACCGTCGCGACGGGCGTTCTGAGCGAGGCGCTCGCGCGCCAATATGCCTGCGGCGGCTTCATCGGCCGCGCCTCGGGGCGGGCCTTCGACGCGCGCCGCGCGATCGGCTACGCGCCTTATGAGGAGCTGTCCTTCGATCTCGGGGCCTCGACCGACGGCGACGTCGACGCCCGCGTCTGGGTGCGGTTCGACGAGGTTCATGCATCGATCCAGATCGTCGAGCAGATTCTCGATCGTCTGCCGCATGGGCCGATAAGGGGGGAAATCGCCGCGCCGGCGGCAAGTTGCGAGGGGGCGGCTCTCGTCGAAGGTTTCCGTGGCGATATTTTTGTCTGGCTGCGGCTCGACACGGAAGGACGCGTGGAGCGCGCGCATCTTCGAGATCCGTCCTGGCTCCAGTGGCCGCTGCTCGAAGCCGCGATCAGGGGCAATATCGTCGCGGATTTCCCCCTGTGCAACAAATCCTTCAACTGCTCCTACTCGGGGCACGACCTCTAG
- a CDS encoding NADH-quinone oxidoreductase subunit B family protein: MRKFLFQGLFRGALTEPPPLPDDAMLAELGRALEKNAREKLGRSLSIREVDAGSCNGCELEIHALSNAYYDLERFGLRFVASPRHADVLMVTGPVTKNMREALERTYNAAPAPKWVVAVGDCACNGGVFAESYACVGAVSKVVPVDLHIPGCPPDPVQLLKGLIALLGAA; this comes from the coding sequence ATGCGTAAGTTTCTTTTCCAGGGCCTCTTCCGCGGCGCCCTGACGGAGCCGCCGCCCTTGCCTGACGACGCCATGCTGGCGGAGCTCGGACGGGCTCTCGAAAAAAACGCGCGTGAAAAACTCGGGCGGAGCCTGTCGATTCGAGAGGTGGACGCCGGCTCCTGCAACGGCTGCGAACTGGAAATCCACGCGCTGAGCAACGCCTATTATGATCTGGAGCGTTTTGGCCTGCGCTTCGTCGCCTCGCCACGCCATGCGGACGTCCTCATGGTGACGGGACCGGTGACGAAAAACATGCGTGAGGCGCTGGAGCGGACTTACAACGCCGCGCCCGCCCCCAAATGGGTGGTGGCGGTCGGGGATTGCGCGTGCAACGGAGGCGTCTTCGCCGAAAGCTACGCCTGCGTGGGCGCCGTATCGAAGGTCGTGCCCGTGGATTTGCATATTCCAGGCTGTCCGCCCGATCCGGTTCAACTGCTGAAGGGATTGATCGCTCTGCTCGGCGCCGCGTAA
- a CDS encoding efflux RND transporter periplasmic adaptor subunit: MAAAAAALVLAGALWVARSGSDNAASPHAGGKAGGEGAQIVRSQGKIFIPEGSPYRARIAVAPVQQKSISRSKLVTGTVEADPTRTVKILAPVAGRVAALDVALGDTVKKGQRLATIDSGDLAQAVADAEKARATVKLTKSALERAVGLNKAGGLALKELEQAQNDFHQASSELKRAEARLEVIGDSGTVSGQRQIVLTSPIDGTITSLDTAPGDFIDNATESMMTISNLEKVWVTASVQEKDLSFVQKDERVEVSLLAYPGEVFTGRVQVISQLLEADTRRNKVRISFDNPYGLFKLNMFATVRFFAPAAQSILVPRSALFIVNDTTSVFIEVAPWTFQRRPVIIESDYEGSTIIRGLEPGQRIVVRGGVLLND; this comes from the coding sequence ATGGCGGCCGCGGCAGCCGCCTTGGTTCTGGCCGGCGCGCTCTGGGTTGCAAGATCCGGGAGCGATAATGCGGCCTCTCCGCATGCGGGCGGCAAGGCTGGCGGCGAGGGCGCCCAGATCGTCAGGAGCCAGGGAAAGATCTTCATTCCCGAAGGCTCCCCATATCGCGCCCGCATCGCCGTCGCGCCGGTCCAGCAGAAAAGCATCAGCCGCAGCAAACTGGTGACAGGAACCGTCGAGGCCGACCCGACCCGGACGGTCAAAATCCTGGCTCCGGTGGCCGGGCGCGTCGCCGCCCTGGATGTCGCACTCGGCGATACGGTGAAAAAGGGCCAAAGACTCGCGACCATCGACTCGGGCGATCTGGCGCAAGCCGTCGCCGACGCCGAGAAGGCGCGCGCGACGGTCAAGCTCACCAAGAGCGCCCTGGAGAGGGCGGTCGGGCTCAACAAGGCGGGCGGGTTGGCGCTGAAGGAGCTGGAGCAGGCGCAAAACGACTTCCATCAGGCGTCATCCGAGCTGAAGCGCGCCGAAGCGCGCCTCGAAGTGATTGGCGACAGCGGCACTGTATCTGGACAGCGTCAAATCGTTCTGACCTCGCCGATCGACGGGACGATCACTTCCCTCGACACCGCGCCGGGCGATTTCATCGACAACGCCACCGAGTCGATGATGACTATTTCCAACCTGGAGAAGGTCTGGGTGACCGCGAGCGTCCAGGAAAAGGATCTTTCCTTCGTCCAGAAGGACGAGCGCGTCGAGGTGTCGCTGCTCGCCTATCCCGGCGAGGTGTTCACCGGCCGCGTGCAGGTCATCAGCCAGTTGCTCGAAGCCGATACGCGCCGCAACAAGGTGCGCATCTCCTTCGACAACCCCTATGGGCTTTTCAAGCTGAACATGTTCGCAACGGTGCGTTTTTTCGCGCCGGCCGCCCAGAGCATTCTGGTCCCCCGCTCGGCCCTCTTCATCGTCAACGACACGACGAGCGTCTTTATCGAGGTTGCGCCCTGGACCTTCCAGAGACGACCCGTGATCATCGAATCCGACTACGAAGGCTCGACGATCATCCGTGGCCTGGAGCCGGGACAACGCATTGTGGTGCGCGGCGGAGTCTTGCTCAATGATTGA